The following proteins come from a genomic window of Corallococcus sp. NCRR:
- a CDS encoding MarR family winged helix-turn-helix transcriptional regulator — MTELSAEVRVQVARWRNLLVDAARCGALESPLDALSHPHWEPRELQAIWWLRSESLLPVGVLAARLGGLAMPRLSRLVDRLEDGGLVRRERSVRHDRRRVRVRLTDVGRVLADQMDAQVQERMARRLAPLQGETRSALMDVLELWVQALTVQARTAEEVTEENVELASAPDELLTASAA, encoded by the coding sequence ATGACGGAGCTCTCGGCGGAGGTGCGCGTGCAGGTGGCGCGGTGGCGGAATCTCCTCGTGGACGCGGCCCGCTGCGGCGCGCTGGAGAGTCCCCTGGATGCCCTGAGCCATCCCCACTGGGAGCCTCGGGAGCTTCAGGCCATCTGGTGGTTGCGCTCGGAGAGCCTGCTGCCCGTGGGTGTGCTCGCCGCGCGCCTGGGGGGACTCGCCATGCCGCGCCTGAGCCGGCTGGTGGACCGGCTGGAGGACGGCGGCCTCGTGCGGCGGGAGCGCTCGGTGCGGCATGATCGCCGGCGCGTGCGCGTGCGCCTCACCGACGTGGGCCGCGTGCTCGCGGATCAGATGGATGCGCAGGTGCAGGAGCGCATGGCGCGGCGCCTGGCCCCGCTCCAGGGCGAGACGCGCAGCGCGCTGATGGATGTCCTGGAGCTGTGGGTGCAGGCCCTGACCGTCCAGGCCCGCACCGCCGAGGAAGTCACCGAGGAGAACGTCGAGCTGGCCAGCGCCCCCGACGAGCTTCTAACGGCGTCGGCCGCCTGA
- a CDS encoding putative metal-binding motif-containing protein: MLKMKRIALGAWLSLGLTACGPMEEAPEASFEARDSQELEAGCTSLGTSITTHACTHAGNPTDHVSITASATRVTSAPAISTKHKAYDLALPSGAEGSVTYVPATTGSYAFYRTQNVAFTVVNGATSATVPSALAHGVSASGCSLTYVSVYDLTAGTTYILEAGPASGNALTVVPEFLNDTRTRYYQDADGDGYGNNSVSVLTACTPPSGYTTQRFDCNDTPGSGASIHPGATEICGNGIDDNCDGSQC, from the coding sequence ATGTTGAAGATGAAGCGCATCGCGCTGGGCGCGTGGTTGTCGCTCGGCCTGACGGCCTGCGGACCGATGGAGGAGGCGCCGGAGGCCTCCTTCGAGGCGCGGGATTCGCAGGAGTTGGAGGCCGGTTGCACGTCGCTGGGCACGAGCATCACCACGCACGCGTGCACCCACGCCGGCAACCCCACGGACCACGTGTCCATCACGGCGAGCGCCACGCGCGTCACCAGCGCGCCCGCCATCAGCACGAAGCACAAGGCGTATGACCTGGCGCTGCCGTCCGGCGCCGAGGGCTCCGTGACGTACGTCCCGGCCACCACCGGTTCATATGCGTTCTACCGGACGCAGAACGTGGCCTTCACCGTCGTCAACGGCGCCACCAGCGCCACGGTGCCCTCCGCGCTGGCGCACGGCGTGTCGGCCTCCGGGTGCTCGCTCACGTACGTGTCCGTCTACGACCTGACGGCGGGCACGACGTACATCCTCGAGGCGGGGCCGGCGTCCGGCAACGCGCTCACCGTGGTGCCGGAGTTCCTCAACGACACGCGCACGCGCTACTACCAGGACGCGGACGGCGACGGGTACGGCAACAACTCCGTGTCCGTCCTCACCGCGTGCACGCCGCCCTCCGGCTACACGACGCAGCGCTTCGACTGCAACGACACGCCGGGCTCCGGCGCCAGCATCCACCCGGGCGCCACGGAGATCTGTGGCAACGGCATCGATGACAACTGCGACGGGTCGCAGTGCTGA
- a CDS encoding carboxypeptidase regulatory-like domain-containing protein, with amino-acid sequence MRVKQVLGGLLVAVLVGVGLWMLLRPEPAPPLAPPSPPVTARVEDAGVPEVAPQVEAAVDAGLWLTATLEGSRPFEGEARVGAAFISDADRGWWEEEGRRRISRAGPKRLEEMANVREWVESPATASAQGGVVGPVAVPSAPRYQVMAYAPDGTVWWGDHVPDTQPVTGRVDVGRLREHPPTGVRVRLEGARDVPGTFTVRMQRGVDPDDAEEASMLLPVLALAAPELMHAFENDTPVPLVKDGETRLAPLPPDRSLRLWLRTPSGKQSEPVEVPLREGIVAPVTLDVAKLFPEGVGETVTLRGRVLLGDGARPLGPAVYRQGDGGEEHPLAPDGHFTIPDVPKWQETRFTVRREVTEDEGRPVGPSWWDFVFTPTAESRGTVDVVWRMPVYRWLVLRMDGFTRAQLRERTSPPYPVYLLERRDAQGVWSVVPTREFRPEEDGLAVSLLEPGTYRIQVASSPYASRPSSTARAGEDFSDVETRLSPEDAAVSTCEVRVFREGRPVAGALVIAGGANPSLPPVRGETDTAGRWRMGLMTSSALPLQVHERDAMDWEGDGAEACHRSGVVEVRL; translated from the coding sequence ATGCGCGTGAAGCAGGTGCTGGGAGGTCTGCTGGTGGCGGTGCTCGTGGGCGTGGGCCTGTGGATGCTGCTGCGTCCCGAGCCCGCGCCACCGCTGGCGCCGCCATCACCTCCCGTGACCGCGCGGGTCGAGGACGCCGGTGTGCCGGAGGTGGCTCCTCAAGTGGAGGCCGCGGTGGACGCGGGCCTGTGGCTGACGGCGACGCTGGAGGGCTCACGTCCGTTCGAGGGCGAGGCGCGCGTGGGCGCGGCGTTCATCTCCGACGCGGATCGCGGTTGGTGGGAAGAGGAGGGCCGCCGGCGCATCTCTCGCGCGGGCCCCAAGCGCCTGGAGGAGATGGCCAATGTGCGGGAGTGGGTGGAGTCTCCAGCCACTGCTTCCGCGCAGGGCGGCGTGGTGGGGCCGGTGGCGGTGCCTTCCGCGCCGCGCTACCAGGTGATGGCGTACGCGCCGGATGGCACGGTCTGGTGGGGCGACCATGTGCCCGACACGCAGCCGGTGACGGGGCGGGTGGACGTGGGCCGGCTGCGGGAACATCCACCCACGGGCGTGCGCGTGCGGCTGGAGGGGGCTCGGGATGTCCCGGGCACCTTCACCGTGCGGATGCAGCGGGGCGTGGATCCGGACGACGCGGAGGAGGCCAGCATGCTGCTGCCGGTGCTGGCGCTGGCGGCGCCGGAGTTGATGCACGCCTTCGAGAACGACACCCCCGTGCCCCTGGTGAAGGACGGAGAGACGCGGCTCGCGCCCCTGCCTCCGGACCGGTCGCTGAGGCTGTGGTTGCGCACGCCTTCGGGGAAGCAGAGCGAGCCGGTGGAGGTCCCCCTGCGCGAGGGCATCGTGGCGCCGGTGACGCTGGACGTGGCGAAGCTGTTCCCCGAGGGCGTGGGGGAGACCGTCACGCTGCGGGGCCGGGTGCTGCTGGGGGATGGGGCGCGGCCCCTGGGGCCCGCGGTGTACCGGCAAGGGGATGGCGGCGAGGAGCACCCGCTCGCGCCGGACGGCCACTTCACGATTCCGGACGTGCCGAAGTGGCAGGAGACCCGCTTCACGGTGCGGCGGGAGGTGACGGAGGACGAGGGACGGCCCGTGGGGCCCTCGTGGTGGGACTTCGTCTTCACGCCGACGGCGGAGTCGCGAGGCACCGTGGACGTGGTGTGGCGCATGCCGGTGTACCGGTGGCTGGTGCTGCGGATGGATGGCTTCACGCGGGCGCAGTTGAGGGAACGCACGTCGCCGCCCTATCCGGTGTACCTGCTGGAGCGCCGCGACGCGCAGGGCGTGTGGAGCGTCGTGCCCACGCGGGAGTTCCGCCCGGAGGAAGATGGCCTCGCGGTGTCCCTGCTGGAGCCCGGCACGTACCGGATCCAGGTGGCGTCGTCGCCGTATGCCTCACGGCCGAGCAGCACCGCCCGGGCGGGCGAGGACTTCTCGGACGTGGAGACGCGGCTGTCACCGGAGGACGCGGCCGTGTCCACGTGCGAGGTGCGGGTCTTCCGCGAGGGACGGCCGGTGGCGGGCGCGCTCGTCATCGCGGGCGGAGCGAATCCATCCCTGCCGCCCGTGCGGGGGGAGACGGACACCGCGGGCCGGTGGCGGATGGGGCTCATGACCTCCAGCGCGCTCCCCTTGCAGGTGCACGAAAGGGACGCCATGGATTGGGAGGGCGACGGAGCGGAGGCGTGCCACCGCTCGGGCGTCGTGGAGGTGCGGCTGTAG
- a CDS encoding EcsC family protein: MAFYDSVTERLGFMKKLSPAEMKKLGALRLSDLIQGEIGRARVRVAALEKRYPSATTKELAQRLVDEKKSLASMVGGVSGVFGLISLPADLTFMAYLQLVLLTDVATLYKANLKTDRARGELLDLFGYANGLGPLHRSGPKVLGKLAALLLAKGGMTTLGRAMPLVAAPITAYLNNQHIQMVGEQAVRFYEGFDKAHAKARTARRKAAGAE, translated from the coding sequence ATGGCCTTCTACGACAGCGTGACGGAGCGGCTGGGCTTCATGAAGAAGCTGTCCCCCGCGGAGATGAAGAAGCTGGGGGCGCTGCGCCTGTCGGACCTCATCCAGGGGGAGATTGGCCGGGCGCGCGTGCGCGTGGCGGCGCTGGAGAAGCGCTACCCGTCCGCGACGACCAAGGAGCTGGCGCAGCGGCTGGTGGACGAGAAGAAGAGCCTCGCGAGCATGGTGGGCGGCGTGAGCGGCGTGTTCGGGCTCATCTCGCTGCCGGCGGACCTGACGTTCATGGCGTACCTGCAGCTCGTCCTGCTCACGGACGTGGCCACGCTCTACAAGGCGAACCTCAAGACGGACCGGGCGCGCGGAGAGCTGTTGGACCTGTTCGGCTACGCCAACGGGCTGGGGCCGCTGCACCGCTCCGGACCGAAGGTGCTGGGCAAGCTGGCGGCGCTGCTGCTCGCGAAGGGCGGCATGACGACGCTGGGCCGCGCGATGCCGCTGGTCGCCGCGCCCATCACGGCGTACCTCAACAACCAGCACATCCAGATGGTGGGTGAGCAGGCCGTGCGCTTCTACGAAGGCTTCGACAAGGCCCACGCGAAGGCGCGGACCGCGCGGCGCAAGGCAGCGGGCGCGGAGTGA
- a CDS encoding deoxyribonuclease I, producing MRGSSFLSRVLVLSVLVLPAFAQAGSYLRVVSWNLRHEGWAAEQTYLDDAKQLWNQFGANSNSNNGCDLVFLQEVMDAAAATAIATNLTTVSGVTWKAVVTPLIGRSSYKEHYAVLYRTDTVSLLSSTVWTDTGDLFEREPQVVKVRHVPTGADYTFLNWHAVWGTATDRTLEAQAIDGVFASVQSASSSDQDVILVGDHNMACTHASWSQLKGLSPTVTCKLDVATTMNTSGGYANPYDHFWMQDTYVTEFSSTGRDYIANPLDYVTRLSDHAPVWLSLYSNSDTD from the coding sequence ATGAGAGGGTCGTCCTTCTTGTCGCGCGTCCTGGTGTTGTCCGTGCTGGTGCTCCCCGCGTTCGCGCAGGCGGGCTCCTATCTCCGGGTGGTGAGCTGGAACCTCCGCCACGAGGGATGGGCGGCCGAGCAGACCTACCTGGATGACGCGAAGCAGCTGTGGAACCAGTTCGGTGCGAACAGCAACTCGAACAATGGCTGTGACCTGGTGTTCCTCCAGGAGGTGATGGACGCGGCGGCGGCGACGGCCATCGCGACGAACCTGACGACGGTCTCCGGGGTGACATGGAAGGCGGTGGTGACGCCGCTCATCGGCCGGTCGTCCTACAAGGAGCACTACGCGGTGCTGTACCGGACGGACACGGTGTCGCTGCTGTCCTCCACGGTGTGGACGGACACCGGGGACCTGTTCGAGCGCGAGCCGCAGGTGGTGAAGGTGCGCCACGTGCCCACGGGCGCGGACTACACGTTCCTCAACTGGCACGCGGTGTGGGGCACGGCGACGGACCGCACGCTGGAGGCGCAGGCCATCGACGGCGTGTTCGCGTCCGTGCAGTCCGCCAGCAGCTCGGACCAGGACGTCATCCTCGTGGGCGACCACAACATGGCCTGCACCCACGCGTCCTGGAGCCAGCTGAAGGGCCTGTCGCCCACGGTGACGTGCAAGCTGGACGTGGCCACGACCATGAACACGTCCGGGGGCTACGCCAACCCGTACGACCACTTCTGGATGCAGGACACCTACGTGACGGAGTTCTCCAGCACGGGCCGCGACTACATCGCGAACCCGCTGGACTACGTCACCCGGCTGTCGGACCACGCGCCGGTGTGGCTGTCCCTGTACTCCAACAGCGACACGGACTGA
- a CDS encoding P-loop NTPase fold protein: protein MLTERLWFEKLTSPARQVLEVADGMRRAVPKPWPKILLEYLVAALAQEAAGPLPEMMRRRGISLDELMTAIHKESRTEIPRSGSYEVSPIRTLPELSTYVREAFDLAAKAATVRLSDHIESTHLLHGVLSVNESPLVQAMAAMGLSREAIAFEPLDEPLLVGFRPDDLQGEDRLGIDSEVQALVSVLAARDVEPPLSLGLFGDWGSGKSFFMRRLEKSIDAVAATATPGYCEKIVQIRFNAWSYIDTQNLWASLTSEIFEQLAQKLSSGDTVTAATKRAQLLAATDSSRNVLAEAQQQKESVALSLRQSEERLQKLEHAEEELRSDLRDVKLNRNTLQRIMETTGLQKQAEELSTKLQLPLKQALTPEGIEQLLELRNLSGRLRAFWQSLASKPSGERRSFLLLLLVCLGLPALALLVAPHFIEAWKELCGLLSFAGIAGLVLKLRPFLAAAKAAAKELETAWNAATTQIEERKQARRAEMEEERKTLTLQVDQAQKSVDEAMAALRDVEAQLDALRADRQVSDFIRKRHQSTDYTQHLGVIARAQQDFERLTELLKAAREEHSNKPSDLPRIDRIILYIDDLDRCPEDKVVDVLQAVHLLLAFELFVVVVGVDSRWLLHSLQQNSKVFQSSLQKDNGMSSEEQHHWQSTPLNYLEKIFQIPYALRVMDPEGFGSLIDDLTRAAAEAAPATLPAPPGDAALQPALPAPALPDPEQKPVPSPEAKPVRASEPPPPPPAPLLLRITDEEGRFMKALHGFIPSPRAAKRFVNTYRLLHASLPTNERAAFIGSPERPGECRFAQFLLAMLIGHPAEATRVLETLVEQAPTGSWWDFIQACPSSEKSPERWAELKARVDELRQQHVFPEDLSCAAFVKWAPRVARYSFQARSVLMARRRTAAPARPKVSKAS from the coding sequence ATGCTCACCGAGCGGCTGTGGTTCGAGAAGCTAACGTCCCCTGCACGTCAAGTCCTTGAGGTCGCGGATGGCATGCGCCGGGCTGTCCCTAAGCCGTGGCCTAAGATCCTTCTGGAGTATCTCGTCGCCGCGCTCGCGCAAGAAGCAGCCGGTCCTCTTCCTGAGATGATGCGGCGCAGAGGAATCTCTCTTGACGAGCTGATGACTGCCATCCACAAGGAGAGTCGCACCGAGATTCCTCGCAGTGGCAGCTACGAAGTCTCCCCAATCAGAACCCTTCCAGAACTCTCCACTTACGTTCGCGAAGCCTTCGATCTCGCCGCAAAGGCAGCCACTGTCCGACTGTCGGATCACATCGAGAGCACCCATCTGCTCCACGGTGTCCTATCCGTCAACGAAAGCCCGCTCGTCCAGGCGATGGCGGCCATGGGCCTGAGCCGGGAGGCCATCGCATTCGAGCCCCTGGACGAACCGCTCCTCGTGGGCTTCCGCCCGGATGACCTCCAAGGCGAGGACCGACTCGGCATCGACTCGGAAGTGCAGGCGCTGGTCTCCGTCCTGGCCGCACGGGACGTGGAGCCTCCGTTGTCCCTGGGCCTCTTCGGCGACTGGGGCAGCGGCAAGAGCTTCTTCATGCGTCGGCTGGAGAAGTCCATCGACGCCGTCGCGGCGACGGCGACTCCTGGCTATTGCGAGAAGATCGTTCAGATCCGCTTCAACGCCTGGAGCTACATCGACACGCAGAACCTCTGGGCCAGCCTGACCTCGGAGATCTTCGAACAGCTTGCCCAGAAGCTCTCCAGCGGCGACACCGTCACCGCCGCCACGAAGCGCGCCCAACTGCTCGCCGCCACGGACAGCTCGCGCAACGTGCTGGCCGAAGCCCAGCAGCAGAAGGAATCCGTCGCACTCAGCCTCCGTCAGAGCGAGGAAAGACTCCAGAAGCTGGAGCACGCGGAGGAAGAGCTCCGCTCCGACCTGCGAGACGTGAAGCTCAACCGGAACACCCTCCAGCGCATCATGGAGACCACGGGACTTCAGAAGCAGGCGGAGGAACTCTCCACGAAGCTCCAGCTTCCCTTGAAGCAAGCTCTGACGCCGGAGGGCATCGAACAACTCCTGGAGCTGCGAAACCTGTCCGGACGCCTCCGTGCTTTCTGGCAGTCGCTCGCGTCCAAACCCTCCGGAGAACGGCGGAGCTTCCTGCTGTTGCTGCTCGTGTGCCTGGGCCTCCCTGCCCTCGCGTTGCTGGTAGCACCTCACTTCATCGAGGCCTGGAAGGAGCTGTGCGGGCTCCTGAGCTTCGCGGGCATCGCAGGACTCGTCCTGAAACTGCGGCCCTTCCTCGCGGCGGCGAAGGCAGCGGCGAAGGAACTGGAGACCGCATGGAACGCGGCCACCACGCAGATCGAAGAACGGAAGCAGGCGCGGCGCGCGGAGATGGAAGAAGAGCGCAAGACCCTCACCCTTCAAGTGGATCAGGCCCAGAAGTCCGTGGACGAAGCCATGGCCGCGCTTCGCGACGTAGAGGCGCAGCTCGATGCCCTGCGCGCGGACCGACAGGTCTCCGATTTCATCCGCAAGCGGCACCAGAGCACGGACTACACCCAGCACCTGGGCGTCATTGCCCGCGCCCAGCAGGACTTCGAACGGCTCACCGAGCTGCTCAAGGCGGCACGCGAGGAACACTCGAACAAGCCCTCCGACCTGCCGCGGATCGACCGCATCATCCTCTACATTGACGACCTGGACCGCTGCCCCGAGGACAAAGTCGTCGACGTGCTCCAGGCCGTCCACCTCCTCCTCGCCTTCGAGCTGTTCGTCGTCGTGGTGGGCGTGGACTCACGCTGGCTGTTGCACTCCCTCCAGCAGAACTCCAAGGTCTTCCAGTCTTCGCTCCAAAAGGACAACGGCATGTCCAGCGAGGAGCAGCACCACTGGCAATCCACGCCGCTCAACTACCTGGAGAAGATCTTCCAGATTCCCTACGCCCTGCGCGTCATGGATCCAGAGGGCTTCGGCTCCCTCATCGATGACCTGACCCGAGCCGCCGCCGAAGCGGCTCCAGCCACCCTCCCGGCACCGCCCGGAGACGCCGCACTCCAACCCGCCCTCCCGGCACCCGCGCTGCCTGATCCCGAACAGAAGCCCGTCCCCTCTCCAGAAGCGAAGCCCGTCAGAGCCAGCGAACCGCCCCCTCCGCCTCCAGCGCCGCTCCTGTTACGCATCACGGACGAGGAGGGCCGCTTCATGAAAGCGCTGCATGGGTTCATCCCTTCACCCCGGGCCGCCAAGCGCTTCGTCAACACGTACCGCCTCCTGCATGCCTCCCTCCCAACCAACGAGCGGGCCGCGTTCATCGGAAGCCCTGAGCGTCCCGGCGAATGCCGGTTCGCGCAGTTCCTGCTCGCGATGCTGATTGGCCATCCAGCGGAAGCGACGCGAGTGCTGGAGACCCTGGTGGAACAGGCGCCCACGGGCTCGTGGTGGGACTTCATCCAAGCCTGCCCCAGCTCCGAGAAATCACCGGAGCGTTGGGCGGAGCTGAAGGCGCGGGTGGATGAACTCCGGCAACAACACGTCTTCCCGGAGGACCTCTCCTGCGCTGCCTTCGTGAAGTGGGCGCCCCGCGTCGCGCGCTACTCCTTCCAGGCCCGCTCGGTGCTGATGGCTCGCAGGAGGACAGCAGCACCCGCTCGGCCCAAGGTGAGCAAGGCCTCGTGA